A window from Nothobranchius furzeri strain GRZ-AD chromosome 17, NfurGRZ-RIMD1, whole genome shotgun sequence encodes these proteins:
- the LOC139063650 gene encoding ly-6/neurotoxin-like protein 1, which translates to MQLYGALILLVSISAALGLRCYVCPGAKCNYIQTCPPFFDRCASAEVRGNVVKSCFTNALCVSPVSCCDKDLCNGAGPTGPGVMLLLLSSALVTLFL; encoded by the exons ATGCAGCTTTATGGAGCTCTGATCCTGCTCGTGTCCATCTCAGCAG CTCTTGGTCTGAGATGCTACGTGTGCCCTGGAGCTAAATGCAATTATATTCAAACCTGCCCTCCTTTTTTTGACCGTTGTGCCTCTGCTGAAGTTCGAG GAAATGTTGTCAAGTCATGCTTCACCAACGCCCTCTGCGTTAGCCCTGTTTCCTGCTGTGATAAAGACTTGTGCAACGGCGCTGGGCCAACTGGACCTGGagtcatgctgctgctgctgtcttcaGCGCTCGTCACACTTTTCCTTTAA
- the LOC139063651 gene encoding ly-6/neurotoxin-like protein 1, translating to MQLYGALILLVSISAALGLRCYVCPGAKCNYIQTCRPVFDRCASAEVQGNVVKSCFTSSLCVSPVSCCDKDLCNGAGPTGPGVMLLLLSSALVTLFL from the exons ATGCAGCTTTATGGAGCTCTGATCCTGCTCGTGTCCATCTCAGCAG CTCTTGGTCTGAGATGCTACGTGTGCCCTGGAGCTAAATGCAATTATATTCAAACCTGCCGTCCTGTTTTTGACCGTTGTGCCTCTGCTGAAGTTCAAG GAAATGTTGTCAAGTCATGCTTCACCAGCTCCCTCTGCGTTAGCCCTGTTTCCTGCTGTGATAAAGACTTGTGCAACGGCGCTGGGCCAACTGGACCTGGagtcatgctgctgctgctgtcttcaGCGCTCGTCACACTTTTCCTTTAa